From a single Francisella halioticida genomic region:
- a CDS encoding 4'-phosphopantetheinyl transferase family protein has translation MSKVSVFILDFEKYRIEQVVSWLNSRVDQSKLTSKQKTFSQFVRYFVLSEKFCLSDPIFASKNGKPYLCNSDIHFNISHTGSKVIIAVANQQIGIDAEEVSVQRKILKIAKRYFKQDEFLALEKSSDLYKNFYILWTLKEAQVKRNSLGIAKGLDKATFKIINDNDWVSENYPNDFLTFYYEELVISICFSNIKSQSCNLFEIVGFEFKEIKI, from the coding sequence ATGTCCAAAGTCTCAGTTTTTATTTTAGACTTTGAAAAGTATCGTATAGAGCAAGTTGTATCATGGTTAAATAGTCGAGTTGACCAGTCAAAACTTACAAGTAAACAAAAAACATTTTCACAATTTGTTAGGTATTTTGTTTTATCAGAAAAATTCTGCCTATCGGATCCTATATTTGCATCGAAAAATGGTAAACCTTATTTGTGTAATAGTGATATTCATTTTAATATTAGCCATACGGGTAGCAAGGTGATAATTGCAGTTGCAAACCAGCAAATAGGTATTGATGCCGAAGAAGTATCTGTCCAACGAAAAATTTTAAAAATAGCAAAAAGGTATTTTAAACAAGATGAATTCTTAGCTTTAGAAAAAAGCAGTGACTTATACAAGAATTTTTATATATTATGGACTTTAAAAGAGGCACAAGTTAAGAGAAACTCACTTGGAATTGCAAAAGGTTTAGATAAAGCAACATTTAAAATAATTAACGATAATGATTGGGTTAGTGAGAATTATCCCAATGATTTTTTGACATTTTATTATGAAGAGCTAGTGATATCAATTTGCTTTAGTAATATTAAAAGTCAGAGCTGCAATCTATTTGAGATAGTAGGTTTTGAATTTAAAGAAATAAAAATTTAG
- a CDS encoding glutamate decarboxylase → MALHGKKNIIDDFDFFEESLPKNRIPVGSQDSLQTYQEIKDELMLDGNSKQNLATFCQTQVDDLSHKLMDDCLDKNMIDKDEYPQTAEIESRCVNILANLWNSSAENAIGCSTTGSSEAAMLGGMAMKWRWRDKMKAQGKDYSKPNLVTGPVQVCWHKFAKYWDIELREIPMSKKSLIMTPEAVIERCDENTIGVVPTLGVTFTGQYEPVEDVCKALDEFEQQTGIDIPVHVDGASGGFLAPFIDPELKWDFRLSRVKSINASGHKFGLSPLGVGWVIWSDKKYLPKDLVFNVNYLGGDMPTFALNFSRPGGQIVAQYYNFVRLGFEGYRKVHQVSYDVTKYIAGQLGDMDIFEIIHSGQGGIPAVSWSLKSDEQYSLFDLSEKIRLKGWQIAAYSMPKNRQELVVMRVLVRRGFTFDLAQLMIRDLKIAIESLEGECSDNRPGFSH, encoded by the coding sequence ATGGCTTTACATGGTAAGAAAAATATAATTGATGATTTTGACTTTTTTGAAGAATCTTTACCAAAAAATAGAATCCCAGTAGGATCACAGGATTCGCTACAAACATATCAAGAAATAAAAGATGAGTTAATGCTAGATGGAAATTCAAAGCAAAACCTGGCTACTTTTTGTCAAACTCAAGTTGATGATTTATCTCATAAGCTTATGGATGATTGTCTTGATAAAAATATGATTGATAAAGATGAGTATCCACAAACTGCTGAAATAGAGTCAAGATGCGTTAATATTTTGGCAAATTTATGGAACTCTTCAGCAGAGAATGCTATTGGTTGCTCAACTACTGGATCATCTGAAGCTGCAATGCTTGGTGGTATGGCAATGAAGTGGCGTTGGCGCGATAAGATGAAAGCTCAAGGTAAAGATTACTCAAAACCAAATCTTGTTACAGGACCTGTTCAGGTTTGTTGGCATAAGTTTGCAAAATACTGGGATATTGAGCTCAGAGAAATACCAATGTCTAAAAAAAGCTTAATAATGACTCCAGAAGCTGTCATAGAAAGATGTGATGAAAATACAATAGGTGTAGTTCCCACTTTAGGGGTTACATTTACAGGACAGTATGAGCCTGTTGAGGATGTTTGTAAAGCTCTAGATGAGTTTGAACAACAAACAGGGATAGATATTCCAGTACATGTTGATGGAGCTTCTGGAGGATTCTTAGCACCATTTATAGATCCAGAACTTAAATGGGATTTTAGGTTGTCTAGAGTTAAGTCAATTAATGCATCTGGACATAAATTTGGTTTATCACCGCTAGGTGTTGGTTGGGTTATTTGGTCTGATAAAAAATACTTGCCAAAAGATTTGGTTTTTAATGTAAACTATTTAGGTGGAGATATGCCTACTTTTGCACTAAATTTTTCTCGACCAGGGGGGCAAATTGTTGCGCAATATTATAACTTCGTTAGGTTAGGTTTTGAAGGATATAGAAAAGTGCATCAAGTTAGCTATGATGTCACAAAATATATAGCTGGACAGTTAGGTGATATGGATATTTTTGAGATCATTCATAGTGGTCAAGGAGGTATTCCTGCAGTTAGCTGGTCTCTCAAATCTGATGAACAATATAGCTTATTTGATTTGTCTGAAAAAATTCGTTTAAAAGGTTGGCAAATAGCAGCATACTCAATGCCTAAAAATAGACAAGAATTAGTTGTGATGAGAGTTTTGGTCAGAAGAGGGTTTACTTTTGATTTAGCCCAGCTAATGATTAGAGACTTAAAAATAGCAATTGAATCACTTGAGGGTGAATGCTCCGATAATAGGCCTGGTTTTTCACACTAA
- a CDS encoding PACE efflux transporter: MNTMNMSFLARVVHTVGFEVFGVMIFTPFAVLILNENIWHIGILAIVISVIAMVWNLIYNYIFDSIESSFGQHRSRRSLLVRIMHAVLFELGLLVVTLPMVAYWLHMSLWKALLTDIGFVIFYLIYAFVYNYIFDKIYFGMIVSNKPCCS; this comes from the coding sequence TTGAATACTATGAATATGAGCTTTTTAGCTCGAGTTGTCCATACTGTTGGCTTTGAGGTTTTTGGGGTTATGATTTTCACTCCATTTGCAGTACTTATTCTGAATGAAAATATTTGGCATATAGGAATTTTAGCAATAGTTATATCTGTAATAGCAATGGTTTGGAATTTGATATACAACTATATTTTTGATTCTATTGAAAGTAGCTTTGGTCAGCATAGATCAAGAAGGAGTTTACTTGTACGTATAATGCACGCTGTTTTATTTGAACTTGGCTTACTTGTAGTGACTTTGCCAATGGTTGCATATTGGTTACATATGAGTTTATGGAAGGCATTGCTTACAGATATTGGTTTTGTAATTTTTTATCTAATATATGCATTTGTCTATAATTATATATTCGATAAAATATATTTTGGGATGATTGTTTCAAATAAACCTTGTTGTAGTTAA
- the purF gene encoding amidophosphoribosyltransferase: protein MCGVIGVAGPNQVSYALFYGLSLLQHRGQDAAGIATMDQGHFFMRKNTGLVSDIFTDEKLEKSKGNIGIGHVRYPTAGSLGAADSQPFYVNNPHGIVFAHNGNLTNVPELAKMLHDIERRHLNTTSDSELLLNFFACGMNKSRGEPTTQAVYKACEFVFKHAKGGYACTAMISNFGLVAFRDPYGIRPLVLGVKEYDDGEKAYMVASESVSLDISGFKVLRDVAPGEVIIITEDMKVHSKICAKKTILAPCLFEYVYFARPDSIMNGVSVYQARVDAGKALSRRIIDTWKDKDIDIVIPVPETGRASAQEIATALGVEYREGFVKNRYIGRTFIMPENVDRKNFVRRKLNPIPAEFKDKNVLLVDDSIVRGTTSKLIIEMVRDLGAKSVYLASVSPAVCYPNVYGIDMPVKSDLIAHGKSLEEIRQWIGVDGLIYLPLTDLKEIVQKQNPKITEFEDSVFSGNYITGDVDETYLDDLERHRKELKELEKKYKGLIAND from the coding sequence ATGTGTGGAGTAATTGGGGTTGCTGGACCAAATCAGGTCAGTTATGCACTATTTTATGGTTTAAGCCTTTTACAACATAGAGGTCAGGATGCTGCAGGTATAGCAACTATGGATCAAGGTCATTTTTTTATGCGTAAAAACACTGGCTTAGTTAGTGATATTTTTACCGATGAAAAGCTTGAAAAGTCAAAAGGAAATATAGGTATTGGACATGTAAGATATCCTACTGCAGGTAGTCTTGGTGCTGCAGATAGCCAACCTTTTTATGTAAACAATCCTCATGGTATAGTTTTTGCACATAATGGTAACCTAACTAATGTACCAGAATTAGCAAAGATGCTACATGATATCGAAAGGCGTCACCTAAATACAACTTCTGACTCTGAGCTTTTGTTGAATTTCTTTGCTTGTGGGATGAATAAGTCTAGAGGTGAGCCCACTACCCAGGCTGTATATAAAGCATGTGAATTTGTATTTAAGCATGCCAAAGGAGGATATGCTTGCACAGCGATGATTTCTAACTTTGGCTTGGTAGCATTTAGAGATCCGTATGGTATTCGCCCACTCGTGCTTGGTGTCAAAGAGTATGATGATGGTGAAAAAGCCTATATGGTTGCTAGTGAAAGTGTTTCTCTAGATATTTCGGGGTTTAAAGTATTACGAGATGTAGCTCCTGGTGAAGTGATTATAATTACAGAAGATATGAAAGTTCATTCAAAAATATGTGCTAAAAAAACAATTTTAGCGCCTTGTTTATTCGAATATGTGTATTTTGCCCGTCCAGATAGCATTATGAATGGTGTTAGTGTTTATCAAGCTAGAGTTGATGCTGGTAAAGCATTAAGTCGTAGGATTATTGATACTTGGAAGGACAAGGATATTGACATTGTAATACCAGTACCTGAGACGGGTAGAGCATCAGCTCAAGAGATTGCAACAGCTTTGGGAGTAGAATATAGAGAGGGCTTTGTTAAAAATAGGTACATAGGTAGAACATTTATAATGCCTGAGAATGTTGATAGAAAAAATTTTGTTAGAAGAAAATTAAATCCAATTCCTGCAGAATTTAAGGACAAGAATGTTTTACTCGTCGATGACTCTATTGTACGAGGTACAACATCTAAGCTTATTATTGAGATGGTTAGGGATTTGGGGGCAAAATCAGTGTATCTTGCATCTGTATCACCAGCAGTATGTTACCCGAATGTTTATGGCATAGATATGCCAGTTAAATCTGATCTTATCGCTCATGGTAAGTCTCTAGAAGAAATTCGCCAATGGATAGGTGTTGATGGGCTTATATATTTGCCGTTAACTGACCTTAAGGAAATTGTTCAAAAACAGAATCCTAAGATTACTGAGTTTGAGGATAGTGTTTTCTCGGGTAATTATATTACAGGTGATGTTGATGAAACATATTTAGATGATCTTGAAAGGCACAGAAAAGAATTAAAAGAATTAGAAAAAAAGTACAAAGGGTTGATAGCTAATGATTAA
- the purL gene encoding phosphoribosylformylglycinamidine synthase — MIKFFKGLSALSPFRRERILADVKKISNKIESISAEYIHVVELDEELTNQQKQIIKSLLNYNKEYGSAEPKGYTFITAPRVGTISPWSSKATDIISNTGVNAVKRVERAVLFGVEGQVSANELKEIEDLVHDRMVEEVFTCKNDLHRLFSVTAPKELEFVNVLKNGEKAIKDADIKLGLALSDQEIAYLADEYIKLGRNPTDTELYMFAQANSEHCRHKIFNAKWTIDNQKQDKSLFKMIRNTTEKSPEGVLSAYKDNASVIEGVTAQRFYSNTQTGVYSFNQEEVDILMKVETHNHPTAISPFSGAATGIGGEIRDEGATGLGAKPKAGLTGFTVSNLNIPDFEQAWENSKYGKPYHIVTPLQIMLEAPIGGAHYSNEFGRPNLNGYFRTFEQEVSTSAGKEMFGYHKPIMIAGGMGNIKRMHVEKGDINVGAKLICLGGLAMRIGLGGGAASSVVSSDTNSELDFASVQRDNAEMERRCQEVIDRCWQMSEDNPVTFIHDVGAGGISNAFPELVKDGNVGGHFELRKVNVGEEGLSPLEIWSNESQERYVLSVDPESLELFEQLCNRERCPFAVVGEAISEKYITLNDKYFDNKPVDLPMGLLFGNTPQMHIDVKTVKVEQDAFDVSVIKLDEAIERVLKVPAVASKSFLITIGDRSITGMVARDQMVGPWQVPVADCAVTTATVDSQAGEAMAMGERTPIAAINAAASGRLAIAEAITNLLAADIEKLSDIRLSANWMVAANQGDENQKLYETVKAVGMEFAPELGIAIPVGKDSMSMKTGWSDNGQEKSVTSPLSLVISGFSPVTNARKTLTPVLVDDNNTTLLHIDLSNGAGRLGASCLAQSYNQVGNVVPDVEASKLKVLFENITKLKAENRILAYHDVSDGGVFATLAEMSFAGRKGIDLKLQSQDTLARLFAEEVGAVIQVKNDDMALVKEIFENTQIHLCAIAKLNSSDELNIFTNGEKVYSNTRVNLQRWWAETSYQIQSIRDNSECANQEFDSILNIDDKGIHVEETFDLEEDITAKFVNVEKPKVAILREQGVNGQVEMAAAFTTAGFEAHDVHMSDLHARRVTLADFKVLVACGGFSYGDVLGAGGGWAKNILFTEKLRDEFSKFFGRDDTLALGVCNGCQMLAQLKSLIKGAENWPIFIKNKSEQFEARASMIEIQESDSIWFADMAGTKAPIAVAHGEGRPLFENDSQQQAMLASSQVALKYIDGQGQATEMYPYNPNGAVNGLTAVTALDGRVLAMMPHPERVYRAITNSHIPAEYDEYSVWMRMFRNARKWVG; from the coding sequence ATGATTAAGTTTTTTAAAGGTTTAAGTGCATTATCTCCATTTAGAAGAGAGAGGATTTTAGCGGATGTTAAAAAAATATCAAATAAAATTGAGTCTATATCTGCTGAGTATATTCATGTAGTTGAGCTTGATGAAGAGCTTACTAATCAACAAAAACAGATTATTAAATCATTACTTAATTACAACAAAGAATATGGTTCAGCTGAACCAAAAGGTTACACATTTATTACAGCTCCAAGAGTTGGCACAATTTCACCATGGTCTTCAAAAGCTACCGATATTATTAGTAATACTGGAGTTAATGCTGTCAAAAGAGTAGAGCGAGCAGTTTTATTCGGTGTGGAAGGTCAAGTTTCTGCAAATGAATTGAAAGAGATTGAAGATTTAGTTCATGATCGTATGGTTGAAGAAGTATTTACTTGTAAAAATGATTTACATAGGCTGTTCAGCGTAACCGCACCAAAAGAGTTAGAATTCGTAAATGTTCTAAAAAATGGTGAAAAAGCTATAAAAGATGCTGATATAAAGCTTGGTTTAGCACTAAGTGACCAAGAAATAGCTTACTTGGCTGATGAATATATCAAGCTTGGTAGAAACCCTACTGATACAGAGCTATATATGTTTGCTCAGGCAAACTCTGAGCATTGTAGACATAAAATTTTCAATGCGAAATGGACTATAGATAATCAAAAGCAAGATAAGTCATTGTTTAAGATGATTAGAAACACTACTGAGAAATCACCAGAAGGTGTACTTTCAGCATACAAAGATAATGCGTCAGTAATAGAGGGTGTAACAGCTCAAAGGTTCTACTCAAATACTCAAACAGGTGTCTATAGCTTTAATCAAGAGGAAGTCGATATTTTAATGAAAGTAGAGACCCATAATCATCCTACAGCTATTTCACCATTTAGTGGAGCAGCTACTGGTATTGGTGGTGAGATTCGCGATGAAGGAGCTACAGGTTTGGGAGCTAAGCCAAAAGCTGGTTTGACTGGTTTTACGGTTTCAAATTTAAATATTCCAGATTTTGAGCAAGCTTGGGAGAATAGCAAATATGGTAAGCCTTATCATATTGTGACACCGTTACAAATCATGTTAGAAGCTCCAATTGGTGGAGCGCACTATTCAAATGAGTTTGGCCGTCCAAATCTAAATGGTTACTTCCGTACTTTTGAGCAAGAAGTAAGTACATCCGCAGGTAAAGAAATGTTTGGTTACCATAAGCCAATTATGATTGCCGGTGGTATGGGTAATATTAAAAGAATGCATGTTGAGAAAGGCGACATCAATGTTGGAGCTAAGTTAATCTGTCTTGGTGGTCTAGCAATGCGTATTGGTCTAGGTGGCGGAGCAGCATCTTCAGTTGTATCTTCTGATACAAACTCAGAGTTAGATTTTGCCTCTGTTCAACGTGATAATGCTGAGATGGAGCGTCGTTGCCAAGAAGTAATTGATAGGTGTTGGCAAATGAGTGAAGATAATCCAGTTACATTCATCCATGATGTTGGTGCTGGTGGTATTTCTAATGCATTTCCGGAGCTTGTAAAAGACGGTAATGTTGGCGGTCATTTTGAGCTTAGAAAAGTCAATGTTGGTGAGGAAGGACTTTCTCCACTAGAAATATGGTCAAATGAGTCACAAGAAAGATATGTACTATCTGTAGATCCAGAATCTTTAGAGCTTTTTGAACAGTTATGTAATAGAGAGAGATGTCCATTTGCTGTAGTTGGTGAAGCTATCTCAGAGAAGTATATTACTTTAAACGATAAATATTTTGATAATAAGCCAGTTGATTTACCAATGGGATTATTATTTGGAAATACACCACAAATGCATATTGATGTAAAAACTGTCAAAGTAGAACAAGATGCTTTTGATGTAAGTGTTATTAAGCTTGATGAAGCAATTGAGAGAGTGTTAAAAGTACCGGCAGTAGCTTCTAAATCTTTTTTAATCACAATTGGTGATAGAAGTATTACAGGTATGGTTGCTCGTGATCAGATGGTTGGTCCATGGCAAGTGCCAGTAGCTGATTGTGCTGTAACAACTGCAACTGTAGATAGCCAGGCAGGTGAGGCAATGGCAATGGGTGAGAGAACTCCTATTGCAGCTATTAATGCAGCAGCCTCTGGCAGATTAGCCATCGCTGAGGCTATAACAAACTTATTAGCAGCTGATATTGAGAAATTAAGTGATATTCGCTTATCTGCAAACTGGATGGTTGCTGCAAATCAAGGTGATGAAAACCAAAAACTATATGAAACTGTAAAAGCAGTAGGTATGGAGTTCGCACCAGAGTTAGGTATTGCAATACCTGTTGGTAAAGATTCAATGTCTATGAAAACTGGATGGTCAGATAATGGTCAAGAAAAATCTGTAACATCGCCGTTATCATTAGTGATTTCTGGTTTCTCACCAGTTACTAATGCGCGAAAGACTCTTACACCGGTTTTAGTTGATGATAATAATACAACTTTATTACATATCGATTTATCAAATGGCGCTGGCAGACTCGGAGCTTCATGTTTAGCACAAAGCTACAACCAAGTTGGTAACGTTGTTCCTGATGTTGAAGCTAGTAAGCTAAAAGTCTTATTTGAGAATATTACTAAACTAAAAGCTGAAAATAGAATCTTAGCATATCATGATGTTTCAGATGGTGGTGTATTTGCGACTTTAGCAGAAATGTCATTTGCAGGAAGAAAAGGGATAGATCTTAAGTTACAATCTCAAGATACTTTGGCTAGACTTTTTGCTGAAGAAGTTGGTGCAGTTATCCAAGTTAAAAATGATGATATGGCACTAGTTAAAGAGATTTTTGAAAACACTCAAATTCACCTATGTGCAATAGCTAAGCTAAACTCTAGTGATGAATTAAATATCTTTACAAATGGTGAAAAAGTATACTCAAATACACGTGTAAATTTACAAAGGTGGTGGGCTGAGACTTCTTATCAAATCCAGTCAATCCGTGATAATAGTGAATGTGCTAATCAGGAATTTGATAGCATCCTAAATATTGATGACAAAGGCATCCATGTTGAAGAGACATTTGATCTTGAAGAAGATATTACAGCTAAATTTGTCAATGTAGAGAAGCCAAAAGTTGCAATCCTAAGAGAGCAGGGTGTCAATGGTCAAGTTGAAATGGCAGCAGCATTTACTACAGCTGGTTTTGAGGCTCATGATGTCCATATGTCAGATTTACATGCTAGACGTGTCACATTAGCAGATTTCAAGGTGCTTGTAGCTTGTGGCGGTTTCTCTTATGGCGATGTTTTGGGTGCTGGTGGTGGCTGGGCAAAGAATATCCTATTTACAGAGAAGCTAAGAGATGAGTTTAGTAAGTTCTTTGGGCGTGATGATACTCTAGCATTAGGTGTGTGTAATGGTTGTCAAATGCTTGCACAGCTTAAATCATTAATCAAAGGAGCTGAAAACTGGCCGATATTCATTAAGAATAAATCAGAGCAGTTTGAAGCAAGAGCTTCTATGATAGAGATTCAAGAATCTGATTCTATTTGGTTTGCTGATATGGCAGGCACGAAAGCACCAATTGCTGTAGCTCATGGAGAAGGTCGTCCATTATTTGAAAATGATAGTCAACAACAAGCTATGCTAGCAAGTTCTCAAGTGGCTCTTAAATATATAGATGGTCAAGGTCAGGCTACAGAAATGTATCCATACAATCCAAATGGTGCAGTAAATGGCCTAACAGCTGTAACAGCGCTAGATGGTCGTGTACTTGCGATGATGCCACATCCAGAGCGTGTCTATAGAGCGATTACAAACTCGCATATCCCAGCAGAGTATGATGAGTATTCTGTATGGATGAGAATGTTTAGAAATGCTAGGAAGTGGGTTGGGTAA
- a CDS encoding alpha/beta fold hydrolase: MKFFTSIKKYLFNKAINSLRKSAQLKPYKISLEKGEISYLDNLKKDDLTKPTIVFIHGLGADKDTWVKLSKYLTRNFRIIALDLPGHGDSYIANNYTIESQAKTVINLLNFLNIASAHFIGSSMGAAAVISVTNINPELVLSLTLIDSYGFIKEPSYIDKLVDNENLNPMININSRNDYRKMLSLAMYKPPFIPNFILDVMAESMQKRVDLNNKIFTELNQNIEQKLSLSVIEQPSLIIWGENDNLLNVNNSKIFYENIKNSYLVVLKNTGHVPMVERPKEVAKNIKYFIKEKVK; this comes from the coding sequence ATGAAATTTTTTACAAGTATTAAGAAGTATTTATTTAATAAAGCTATAAACTCTTTAAGAAAGTCAGCGCAACTTAAGCCTTATAAAATATCTTTGGAAAAAGGAGAAATATCATATTTAGACAATTTGAAAAAAGATGATCTAACTAAACCTACTATTGTTTTTATTCACGGTTTAGGTGCAGATAAAGATACTTGGGTTAAACTTTCAAAATACCTTACTAGAAATTTTAGAATTATAGCTTTAGATTTACCGGGTCATGGCGATAGTTATATTGCTAATAACTACACTATTGAATCACAAGCAAAAACTGTAATTAATCTACTTAATTTTTTAAATATAGCGAGTGCACACTTTATTGGCAGTTCAATGGGAGCAGCAGCAGTTATAAGTGTTACAAATATAAATCCTGAACTCGTTTTATCTTTGACTCTTATTGATAGCTATGGATTTATTAAAGAGCCTAGTTACATAGATAAGCTAGTCGATAATGAAAACTTAAACCCAATGATAAATATTAATAGTAGAAATGATTATAGAAAGATGCTTTCATTAGCAATGTATAAGCCTCCTTTTATTCCAAATTTTATTTTAGATGTTATGGCTGAGAGTATGCAAAAGAGAGTCGATCTAAACAATAAAATATTCACTGAATTAAATCAGAATATTGAGCAAAAATTATCTTTATCAGTAATAGAGCAACCATCTTTAATAATTTGGGGAGAGAATGATAATTTATTGAATGTTAATAACTCAAAGATATTTTATGAGAATATAAAAAATAGTTATTTAGTTGTTTTAAAAAATACAGGTCATGTTCCAATGGTGGAAAGACCTAAAGAGGTTGCAAAAAATATTAAGTATTTTATAAAGGAAAAAGTAAAGTAG
- a CDS encoding transposase, producing MKKPPIAMSKIKEYDGNTIKFRFLNHRNSKHQDLELTMDEFIERFIQHIPEKGFRMIRYYGFLANAVRGELLPKIYEILGHKPKVKVDISYQQMSLLSFNVDPLKCILCGAQLLPSFRVIGKSTKQLMQFHT from the coding sequence ATCAAAAAACCACCTATAGCGATGTCTAAAATAAAAGAATATGATGGTAATACAATCAAATTTAGGTTTCTTAATCATCGAAATAGTAAACACCAAGACCTAGAGCTTACTATGGATGAATTTATCGAAAGATTCATTCAACATATACCTGAAAAAGGCTTTAGAATGATTAGGTATTATGGATTTCTAGCTAATGCTGTCAGAGGTGAATTATTACCTAAGATTTATGAGATATTAGGACATAAGCCTAAAGTTAAAGTTGATATATCCTACCAACAAATGTCTTTACTATCTTTTAATGTTGATCCTTTAAAATGTATATTATGTGGAGCTCAATTATTACCTTCATTTAGAGTCATTGGAAAATCAACCAAACAATTAATGCAATTTCATACCTAA
- a CDS encoding CBU_0592 family membrane protein, with protein MANTIGVGGDILVIIAFFLLQINRVRSSGLSYLLLNILGSLGVLFSLIYHWNLPAFIMEAAWVIISGYGIYNYFRSSNIKTSA; from the coding sequence TTGGCTAATACTATAGGGGTTGGTGGTGATATTCTTGTGATAATCGCCTTCTTCTTACTACAAATAAACCGAGTGAGATCTAGTGGTTTAAGTTATTTACTATTAAATATATTGGGATCTTTGGGGGTTTTATTTTCACTAATATATCACTGGAATTTGCCTGCATTTATTATGGAAGCGGCTTGGGTAATAATTAGTGGCTATGGAATATATAATTATTTTAGAAGTAGTAATATCAAAACTTCAGCTTAA
- a CDS encoding IS3 family transposase, translating into MDKANKVWSADITYIRLECGYAYLAAIIDWHSKKILAWKISNTMDTHLTTSVLKEALFKYGKPDIFNSDQGTQYTAKEHIKILSDNKINKSMDAKGRSIDNIAIERFWRTLKYENVYPASYITMKEAKVGIKEYIDIYNNERLHSSIGYMTPDEVYSGILDAA; encoded by the coding sequence ATAGATAAAGCTAATAAGGTATGGAGTGCTGATATCACGTATATTAGACTAGAATGTGGGTATGCATATTTAGCAGCCATAATAGATTGGCATAGCAAGAAAATACTAGCTTGGAAGATTTCTAATACTATGGATACACATCTAACAACTAGTGTGTTAAAAGAAGCGTTATTTAAATATGGTAAACCTGATATCTTTAACTCTGATCAAGGAACTCAATATACAGCAAAAGAGCATATTAAAATATTATCTGATAATAAAATAAATAAATCTATGGATGCTAAAGGAAGATCTATAGATAATATTGCAATTGAGAGATTTTGGAGAACACTGAAATATGAAAATGTTTATCCGGCATCATATATAACTATGAAAGAGGCTAAAGTAGGTATCAAAGAATATATTGATATTTACAACAATGAAAGACTACATTCTAGTATTGGATATATGACTCCTGATGAAGTATATTCTGGTATTTTAGATGCTGCATAA
- a CDS encoding IS3 family transposase has product MSKKRVTYTADFKAKVIIELLEGDMTVNEIASKYDLLPKNVHNWKQQFLSNACLAFDKSSVVKEYKQEIDELRKDKDATSKKLVEVIVERDFLMGKLKSLVSSNDRVNSVDTKLELSLNNQLKLLSVSKSVYYYTPISKFSSNDDIKLLNAIDLIHTKHPYYGTRRLVKLLNRLGFLVGRKLIKSAMEFMGIKALYPKKKTTVINKQHKKYPYLLNVFKNETN; this is encoded by the coding sequence ATGAGTAAAAAAAGAGTAACGTATACAGCTGATTTTAAAGCTAAAGTAATTATAGAATTGCTAGAAGGCGATATGACAGTTAATGAGATAGCAAGTAAGTATGATTTACTTCCTAAAAACGTGCACAATTGGAAGCAGCAATTTTTATCTAATGCTTGCTTAGCATTTGATAAAAGCTCTGTTGTTAAGGAGTATAAGCAGGAAATAGATGAGCTTAGAAAAGATAAAGATGCAACAAGTAAAAAACTAGTCGAGGTAATAGTAGAGAGGGATTTTTTAATGGGAAAGCTAAAAAGCTTGGTATCATCAAATGATAGAGTAAACTCTGTAGATACTAAGCTAGAATTATCTTTAAATAATCAGCTTAAACTATTATCTGTATCTAAGAGTGTGTACTATTATACACCAATATCAAAATTTAGTAGTAATGATGATATTAAACTATTAAATGCAATAGATTTGATACATACTAAACATCCATATTATGGTACGAGAAGGCTAGTAAAGTTGCTAAATAGATTAGGATTTCTAGTTGGAAGGAAGCTAATCAAAAGTGCTATGGAATTCATGGGTATTAAGGCATTGTATCCTAAAAAAAAGACAACTGTCATTAATAAGCAACACAAGAAATATCCATACTTACTTAATGTATTTAAAAATGAGACGAATTAG